A genomic stretch from Canis lupus familiaris isolate Mischka breed German Shepherd chromosome 15, alternate assembly UU_Cfam_GSD_1.0, whole genome shotgun sequence includes:
- the SALL2 gene encoding sal-like protein 2 isoform X7 has translation MSRRKQRKPQQLISDREGPSAPESGDASEDDHPQVCAKCCAQFTDPAEFLAHQNACSTEPPVMVIIGGQENPSSSATSSEPRAEGRRSPQVMEAEHSTPPAPGGAAPADPSWAPERRVEEPAGHFLVNATGTGAGGGGGLILASPKLGATPLPPESAPAPPPPPPPPPPPPGVGSGHLNIPLILEELRVLQQRQIHQMQMTEQICRQVLLLGSLGQAAGTPASPSELPGTGPAASAKPLLPLFSPIKPVQSGKTLAPSSSSSSSSSSGAEAPKQAFFHLYHPLGAQPAFPTGGAGRSHKPAAAASAALSGSAEPLMASPHLAFPGATGLLAAQCLGAARGLEAAASPGLLKPKNGSGELGYGEVMGPLEKPGGRHKCRFCAKVFGSDSALQIHLRSHTGERPYKCNVCGNRFTTRGNLKVHFHRHREKYPHVQMNPHPVPEHLDYVLTSSGLPYGMSVPPEKAEEEVAAAAGGGERKPLAASSAALSATESLTLLSTGAGAAATPALPAFNKFVLMKAVEPKSKADENTPPGAEGSGTAGVAEGGPAARLQLSKLVTSLPSWALLTSHFKSAGGFPFPYVLEPLGASPSETSKLQQLVEKIDRQGAGAPSSATSGAPPASGPTASAAASGPNQCVICLRVLSCPRALRLHYGQHGGERPFKCKVCGRAFSTRGNLRAHFVGHKASPAARAQNSCPICQKKFTNAVSLQQHVRMHLGGQIPNGAAAPDQGAELPAVPGPGPQPPSQQPSPEEELSEDEDDDEDDDEDGTDEDSLAGRGSESGGEKAISAELSRAGHPQEAHAAGSPPGTTLCPPRPSEYCCSFPGPRLLTFHHFPGALPLSPKR, from the exons ATGTCGCGCCGAAAGCAGCGGAAGCCCCAACAGTTAATCTCGGACCGCGAAGGTCCCAGCGCGCCGGAGAGCG GCGACGCCAGCGAGGACGACCACCCCCAGGTCTGCGCCAAGTGCTGCGCGCAGTTCACCGACCCAGCCGAATTCCTCGCGCACCAGAATGCGTGTTCTACCGAGCCCCCTGTCATGGTGATAATCGGGGGCCAGGAGAACCCCAGCAGCTCCGCGACGTCTTCCGAGCCCCGGGCGGAGGGTCGGAGGAGCCCCCAGGTCATGGAGGCCGAGCACAGCACCCCGCCGGCCCCCGGGGGCGCCGCGCCCGCGGACCCCAGCTGGGCCCCGGAGCGGAGAGTGGAGGAGCCCGCGGGCCACTTCCTGGTCAACGCCACCGGcacgggcgcggggggcggcgggggcctgATCTTGGCCAGTCCCAAGCTGGGAGCGACCCCGCTGCCTCCCGAatccgcccccgcgccgcccccgccgcccccgccgccgccgccgcccccgggggTGGGCAGCGGCCACCTGAACATCCCGCTGATCCTGGAGGAGCTGCGGGTGCTGCAGCAGCGCCAGATCCACCAGATGCAGATGACGGAGCAGATCTGCCGCCAGGTGCTGCTACTCGGCTCCCTGGGCCAGGCCGCGGGCACGCCCgccagcccctccgagctgcccGGGACGGGGCCCGCCGCCTCCGCGAAGCCCCTGCTGCCCCTCTTCAGCCCCATCAAGCCTGTGCAAAGCGGCAAGACGCTGGCGCCGTCCTCCtcctcgtcgtcgtcgtcgtcctcAGGGGCCGAAGCGCCCAAGCAGGCGTTCTTCCATCTGTACCACCCGCTGGGGGCGCAGCCCGCTTTCCCCACCGGGGGCGCCGGGCGGAGCCACAagccggccgccgccgcctccgcagCCCTGTCCGGCAGCGCGGAGCCGCTGATGGCCTCGCCGCACCTGGCGTTCCCGGGCGCCACGGGGCTGCTGGCGGCGCAGTGCCTGGGCGCGGCTCGGGGCCTCGAGGCCGCCGCCTCCCCGGGGCTGCTGAAGCCAAAGAACGGAAGCGGTGAGCTGGGCTACGGGGAAGTGATGGGCCCCCTGGAGAAGCCCGGCGGCCGGCACAAATGCCGCTTCTGTGCTAAAGTGTTCGGTAGTGACAGTGCACTGCAGATCCATCTGCGTTCCCACACAGGTGAGCGGCCCTATAAGTGTAATGTCTGTGGCAACCGCTTTACCACGCGCGGCAACCTCAAGGTGCACTTCCACCGACATCGCGAGAAGTACCCGCACGTGCAGATGAATCCGCATCCGGTGCCCGAGCACCTGGACTACGTCCTGACCAGCAGCGGCCTGCCCTACGGTATGTCGGTGCCGCCGGAGAAGGCCGAGGAGGAGGTGGCCGCGGCGGCCGGCGGCGGGGAGCGCAAGCCCCTGGCGGCCTCCAGCGCGGCGCTCAGCGCCACCGAGAGCCTCACGCTGCTGTCCACCGGGGCGGGCGCAGCCGCCACCCCCGCGCTCCCTGCCTTCAACAAGTTCGTGCTCATGAAGGCCGTCGAGCCGAAGAGCAAGGCCGACGAAAACACGCCCCCCGGCGCCGAGGGCTCAGGCACGGCCGGGGTGGCGGAGGGGGGCCCGGCGGCCCGCCTGCAGCTGAGCAAGCTGGTGACCTCGCTGCCCAGCTGGGCGCTGCTGACCAGCCACTTCAAGTCCGCAGGCGGCTTTCCCTTCCCCTACGTGCTGGAGCCTCTGGGGGCCTCGCCGTCTGAGACGTCCAAGCTGCAGCAGCTGGTGGAGAAGATCGACCGGCAGGGGGCCGGCGCCCCGTCGTCCGCGACCTCTGGGGCGCCCCCCGCCTCGGGGCCCACGGCCTCGGCCGCCGCCTCGGGCCCCAACCAGTGCGTCATCTGCCTGCGGGTGCTGAGCTGCCCGCGCGCACTGCGCCTGCACTACGGGCAGCACGGGGGCGAGCGGCCCTTCAAGTGCAAGGTGTGCGGCCGGGCCTTCTCCACGCGGGGCAACCTGCGCGCGCACTTCGTGGGCCACAAGGCCAGCCCGGCCGCCCGCGCCCAGAACTCCTGCCCCATCTGCCAGAAGAAGTTCACCAACGCCGTGAGCCTGCAGCAGCACGTCCGCATGCACCTGGGGGGCCAGATCCCCAACGGGGCCGCCGCCCCGGACCAGGGCGCCGAGCTCCCCGCCGTTCCCGGGCCCGGCCCGCAGCCGCCGTCCCAGCAGCCGTCCCCCGAGGAGGAGCTGTCGGAGGACGAGGACGACGACGAGGACGACGACGAGGACGGGACTGACGAAGACTCCCTGGCGGGGAGAGGCTCGGAGAGCGGCGGCGAGAAGGCCATCTCG GCAGAGCTTTCTCGAGCGGGCCATCCTCAAGAAGCACATGCTGCTGGCTCACCACCAGGTACAACCCTTTGCCCCCCACGGCCCTCAGAATATTGCTGCTCTTTCCCTGGTCCCAGGCTGCTCACCTTCCATCACTTCCCCGGGGCTCTCCCCCTTTCCCCGAAAAGATGA